CGGCCATTGCTTTTCAGGTATTCTTCAACTTCGGCACGGGCCTGTTCAGGCTTTCCCATGGTGTTGTAAAGCCTTGCCAGGTCCAGATGTACCGTACTTTTTGCAGGATTTTGCTCCAGTACCTGCAGGAACTCCTTTTCCGCCTGTTCGTGCTTGTTGGCCTTCACATAAGCCAAAGCCAGCTGATATCGCGCACTCAGATACTCGGGATCCTTTTCCAGGGCATTCTTCAACAACACTATCGCGCCGCCGGCGTTGCCTTTGCCGATCTGACTGATTCCCTCGGCATATAGCTCTTCCTTTGCCTTGCTGCTGCAACCGGGCAAGATGAAGATTAAGACGAGCAACACGAGAAACTTTAGCAAAACCGAATCCTCCAGCCATGGATTGTGAACAGTATTTCGCCTTACCGGAAAGTCCAATGTGATCTGGGCGGTTTACTCGAGGACTCCTCAGGGACCAAACCCGTGCGGGGGACCAGCAAGTTAATTATTTTTCTATTATTTAAATAGCTTAATTTAATTTACCGCAGCACGGTGCGATGTCAAGGCAGATCAAAGGAAAAGAATAAGGATGACAGAGGGTGTTTTGATAAGGATTTGAGAGAGGAAAATGGCTATGGCAGCCCACAGGCCAATTTTAATAATGGGGGGTTACACGAGTAAGGAGAAGATTGCGGCACAATGGGGAGATTTTCCCCTCACTATTCGTAGGGGGAATTTCCTGGAGAGATGCAAGGTTGCAGTTCAACGGGTAGTGTCTTTTATTTCCTGTCCCGAGCTTACAAAGGAGATGCCTTGTCCGGACTTCATGCCGATCATCACGCTTTCTATGACAGGAACATTTACTTCTTTCTGCGAAGTCCATCTGACGATAAAATTGGCGCCAGTACCGCCCGTTGTATCCTCCTCAGGAATAAAAATATCCGTTGACTCCAAAGGTCCGAGGGTTACTGGTTGTTGGTAGTATTTTCTCACCAACCTACCCTTTGTATCATAGTAATCCGCAGCAACAATTTTGATAGGATTCCACATATCCGTATTCCTGATACTTAAAATAGTTGCCAGATTGAATGGAATCTTTTTTGGGGCGCTGAAGATATTGGAATAGACGGGCACATATAAGATTTGTCCTTTTGAAGCCCTGTATTCTGTTCCTGCAAACGCGATTTGGCCAATAGACAAAAGCATGACAAGTAATATACAGATGGTAAGTAATTTGTTGCACTGACATCGGTATGTCATAAGAGTCTCCTGATATCTCATTTTATGGATACAGAGCCGGATCAATTTGTCAGTTTCTACTTTCAAAAAGATAGTCAAAATCATCGATATATTGAATGCCGTTGATTTTCCATGTATTCAAGGGTTTATAGAAGGTGAAACGCCAAAGCAGCGAGTGGTTCTCGAATTTATGCAGATAATAATAGCGAACGAAGGATTTTCCTATACTCTCTTCTCTCACAAATTCTTTGCCGGTAGCCTTTCCGAAACGTTGTTGAACCACCGGCCATTGGGTTGCTATTTGATTTGCAAGCCCGTCTATTTCCACTTCCGGCAGAGGCCAGAATGGTTTGGCCAGCTCCAGCCCCTTTTTGAAGTCAGCCTTGATAAAGTAACCGACGATATTTTCAGACAGTTCCTTAGCTTCCTTTGTCGTTTGCAGCTCGCCTGCCAGAGAAAACTGCGGGATCAGCCACAATAAAACGAAAATAATTTTTCTCATCACACTCTCCAGGTCTCTTTAACGAGATGTGAATACAACTTTTCCAACACGGGCGCACTATATAACTACCGTCCATTCTTGTCAAAGGTGAAACACCAGATATTGGATGCAGGTCCGCCAAACACGGGCATTGCTGGACATCGTCCGTGTTGCTTTTTTACAGATTCAATTTCGCGGAACCTGTGGGTAGAGGGTAGAAAAAATTAGAGCATTGCTGGTTATCTTCCTGTTGTTCAAAGCGAATGTGAGGTTTTCTACGATTCAATCATGTCAGCCTTCGGGCGGCAAGGTACGTCATGGGGGGTCCGGAGACATTGCCCTTTGCCCCGCCCCCCCCAATTATCGGGACTTGACGGCCCATAAGCCGGATTTGTGCGCGTAATTATCCAGCACCACAAATTGATGCTTGACAATTTATAATTACGACAATTATATTAACCATTCTTAAATACCTCCCGTTATTCTTCATACCATCCCCTTATTTTTGATTGTTCCACCTAAACCGTTACTGCCGGCTGCATCAAATTACCCAAAAGATTCATAGTTCGTTGTGTTGACGCTTGTTATTTTCTGCAGCAGCAAAAAAAACAGAGGAGGATGCAATGTACAGGTACAGGCTAAGCAGGATGCTGGGATTGTTGTTGCCGGTATTGATCATTCTTGGCGGGGTGGGAATCTCACACGCCCAGAACCGAGTGCAGATCAACGGTTACAACTTCGACCTGAAAGAAGGAGAACCTTCCGTTCCGGCAGTACTCGATACTGCGGACGAGCAGGAGCCTGACAAGGGACCGCCAGAGAACGGACGGCAGAAAAAAAGAAGCGACAGAAAGTGGATCGTTCAGTTCGACGGCCCAGTGCATGAGGCAGACAAGAAGCAATTGGCCGAACTTGGAGCCCGAATCGGAGATTATGTCCCCGATTTCGCATTTATCGTCAGCATGGACAATAAGACGACAAATGAGGTGAAAAAGCTACCCTTCGTAAGCGGTGTCGTGCGGTACAAGCCCGCTTACAAGATTCACCAGAATCTCAAGGACGAGAGCGGTGAGCTGAGAGTACAAAAAGGAAAGAAGGTAAAGCTTCATATCAAGCTGGACAGCAAGGAAAATCAATCACAGGTATTGTCCATTGTTCATGGGAAGAAAGGAAAAGTCCTCGATGTAAGCGGCGATTTGCTCCGGGTGGAGGTAAACCAGGAGGATATTGCCCAGTTGGCCCAGATCGAAGAAGTGCTTTCCGTCGAAGAAGCAACTGATCTTCAGCTCCTTAATGACACCTCCAAATGGGTCATACAGACCTACACTTCGAATAATAC
This region of Geotalea daltonii FRC-32 genomic DNA includes:
- a CDS encoding DUF3124 domain-containing protein, which codes for MTYRCQCNKLLTICILLVMLLSIGQIAFAGTEYRASKGQILYVPVYSNIFSAPKKIPFNLATILSIRNTDMWNPIKIVAADYYDTKGRLVRKYYQQPVTLGPLESTDIFIPEEDTTGGTGANFIVRWTSQKEVNVPVIESVMIGMKSGQGISFVSSGQEIKDTTR